Proteins from one Balaenoptera musculus isolate JJ_BM4_2016_0621 chromosome 7, mBalMus1.pri.v3, whole genome shotgun sequence genomic window:
- the CARF gene encoding calcium-responsive transcription factor isoform X1: MEQSVDSLRVNHNDSEESKIDSQHLSCMDSSEPSFGQDDSPRVLPITTAVDNSLTSQNIPGPLTQTQTLSAEQFHLVDQNGQPIQYELQSLGDSNAQMMIVASPSENGQVLRVIPSTQTGTTQVIVPQGQLVDVNSPQDVSEEKPSDRNLPTVRVDSLADNNSSYILHPQASLTLPKKTVTRILEEPFLAPIQPLSSNTPIWACRLRSCEKIGDSYRGYCVSETELESVLTFHKQQTQSVWGTRQSPSPAKPATRLMWKSQYVPYDGIPFVNAGSRAVVMECQYGPRRKGFQLKKISEQESRSCQLYKATCPARIYIKKVQKFPEYRVPTDPKIDRKIIRTEQEKAFNMLKKNLVDAGGVLRWYVQLPTQQAHQYHELETPCLPLSPSSFPMSSLEEEETAVRDENCTLPSRLHPQVAHKIQELVSQGIQQVYAVRKQLRKFVERELFKPDEVPERHNLSFFPTVNDIKNHIHEVQKSLRNGDNVYNSEIIPATLQWTTDSGNILRETVTVTLAEGNSQGEAISSKVETNQTRSSLSPEPAHLLSSLSSFQPKIFTQLQGLQLQPRFTSSDGSPALISVNNHPSSSPSRLLDSIGSAVMNNNSLLLGQTHCLQTDTCLTQNNSISSTMGNLPGPDQNLVAVDQLVEVGDVEDTENLEGNVHRILLGNVQTIPLQIIDSHPALIEESPEGTISVNQVKQEPKEPALSMEAKKNLDCKKLSAT; this comes from the exons ATGGAACAGTCTGTTGATTCATTAAGAGTCAACCATAATGATTCTGAAGAGTCAAAAATCGATTCTCAG caTCTAAGCTGTATGGACTCCAGTGAGCCTTCTTTTGGACAAGATGATTCCCCTAGAGTTTTACCCATTACTACTGCAGTGGATAATTCACTCACATCACAGAATATACCAGGGCCCCTGACTCAGACACAGACTCTTTCTGCAGAGCAATTCCACCTAGTGGACCAAAATGGGCAACCTATTCAATATGAGCTTCAGTCATTGGGGGATTCTAATGCGCAAATG ATGATTGTTGCCAGCCCATCAGAAAATGGACAGGTGCTGCGAGTAATTCCATCTACCCAGACAGGAACGACACAAGTGATTGTACCTCAGGGGCAGCTTGTGGATGTGAATAGTCCTCAGG ATGTCTCTGAAGAGAAACCCAGTGACAGAAACTTACCAACTGTAAGAGTGGATTCTCTAGCAGACAATAACAGTAGTTACATTCTTCATCCACAAGCATCCCTCACATTGCCCAAAAAGACAGTGACCAG aATACTTGAAGAACCTTTTTTGGCTCCAATCCAGCCACTTTCTTCTAACACACCTATATGGGCCTGTCGTCTTAGGAGCTGTGAG AAAATAGGAGATTCATACCGTGGCTACTGTGTAAGTGAGACTGAATTAGAAAGTGTCCTAACATTTCACAAGCAGCAAACACAGAGTGTTTGGGGGACCCGCCAATCTCCAAGCCCAGCCAAGCCAGCTACACGCTTGATGTGGAAATCCCAGTATGTCCCATATGATGGAATCCCATTTGTCAATGCAG GGAGTAGAGCTGTGGTAATGGAGTGTCAGTATGGGCCAAGAAGAAAAGgtttccagttaaaaaaaatcagtgagcaGGAAAGCAGGTCTTGTCAGCTCTACAAAGCTACTTGTCCAGCCCG gaTTTACATTAAAAAGGTACAGAAATTTCCTGAATATAGAGTTCCTACAGACCCCAAAATTGACAGGAAAATAATCCGAACGGAGCAGGAAAAAGCCTTTAACATGCTAAAGAAGAACTTGGTAGATGCTGGTGGTGTTCTTAG GTGGTATGTACAGTTACCTACGCAGCAAGCTCATCAGTATCATGAATTAGAGACTCCCTGCCTCCCTTTATCGCCTTCCTCTTTTCCTATGTCTTCTCTTGAAGAAGAGGAAACTGCAGTTAGAGATGAGAACTGTACATTACCCTCACGTCTACATCCTCAAGTAGCACATAAAATTCAAGAATTAGTATCACAGGGAATACAACAAGTGTATGCAGTAAGGAAACAGCTAAG AAAATTTGTGGAAAGGGAACTGTTCAAACCTGATGAGGTACCTGAAAGACATAATTTATCCTTTTTTCCAACtgtaaatgatataaaaaatcaCATCCATGAGGTACAGAAATCCTtgagaaatggagataatgtaTATAACTCAGAGATTATTCCAGCAACG CTTCAATGGACTACAGATAGTGGGAATATTCTCAGAGAGACTGTGACAGTTACACTTGCAGAAG gaAATTCACAAGGAGAAGCAATTTCCAGCAAAGTGGAAACAAATCAGACAAGGAGTTCTTTGTCTCCAGAGCCAGCGCACTTGCTgtcctcactttcttcatttcaGCCAAAAATATTCACACAACTACAG GGTTTGCAGTTGCAACCAAGATTCACTTCTTCTGATGGATCACCAGCTCTGATATCAGTAAATAATCACCCCTCCTCCAGTCCTTCAAGACTTCTGGATTCAATAGGAAGTGCTGTAATGAATAATAATTCTCTACTGCTTGGTCAAACTCATTGCCTTCAAACAGATACATGCCTAACCCAAAACAATAGTATTTCCTCTACCATGGGTAACCTTCCAGGACCAGATCAAAATCTGGTTGCAGTTGATCAGCTGGTGGAAGTTGGAGATGTTGAGGATACAGAGAATCTGGAAGGGAATGTTCATCGGATTCTGCTGGGAAATGTGCAGACCATTCCATTACAGATTATAGACAGCCACCCAGCTCTTA
- the CARF gene encoding calcium-responsive transcription factor isoform X2, translating into MTNVSEEKPSDRNLPTVRVDSLADNNSSYILHPQASLTLPKKTVTRILEEPFLAPIQPLSSNTPIWACRLRSCEKIGDSYRGYCVSETELESVLTFHKQQTQSVWGTRQSPSPAKPATRLMWKSQYVPYDGIPFVNAGSRAVVMECQYGPRRKGFQLKKISEQESRSCQLYKATCPARIYIKKVQKFPEYRVPTDPKIDRKIIRTEQEKAFNMLKKNLVDAGGVLRWYVQLPTQQAHQYHELETPCLPLSPSSFPMSSLEEEETAVRDENCTLPSRLHPQVAHKIQELVSQGIQQVYAVRKQLRKFVERELFKPDEVPERHNLSFFPTVNDIKNHIHEVQKSLRNGDNVYNSEIIPATLQWTTDSGNILRETVTVTLAEGNSQGEAISSKVETNQTRSSLSPEPAHLLSSLSSFQPKIFTQLQGLQLQPRFTSSDGSPALISVNNHPSSSPSRLLDSIGSAVMNNNSLLLGQTHCLQTDTCLTQNNSISSTMGNLPGPDQNLVAVDQLVEVGDVEDTENLEGNVHRILLGNVQTIPLQIIDSHPALIEESPEGTISVNQVKQEPKEPALSMEAKKNLDCKKLSAT; encoded by the exons ATGACCA ATGTCTCTGAAGAGAAACCCAGTGACAGAAACTTACCAACTGTAAGAGTGGATTCTCTAGCAGACAATAACAGTAGTTACATTCTTCATCCACAAGCATCCCTCACATTGCCCAAAAAGACAGTGACCAG aATACTTGAAGAACCTTTTTTGGCTCCAATCCAGCCACTTTCTTCTAACACACCTATATGGGCCTGTCGTCTTAGGAGCTGTGAG AAAATAGGAGATTCATACCGTGGCTACTGTGTAAGTGAGACTGAATTAGAAAGTGTCCTAACATTTCACAAGCAGCAAACACAGAGTGTTTGGGGGACCCGCCAATCTCCAAGCCCAGCCAAGCCAGCTACACGCTTGATGTGGAAATCCCAGTATGTCCCATATGATGGAATCCCATTTGTCAATGCAG GGAGTAGAGCTGTGGTAATGGAGTGTCAGTATGGGCCAAGAAGAAAAGgtttccagttaaaaaaaatcagtgagcaGGAAAGCAGGTCTTGTCAGCTCTACAAAGCTACTTGTCCAGCCCG gaTTTACATTAAAAAGGTACAGAAATTTCCTGAATATAGAGTTCCTACAGACCCCAAAATTGACAGGAAAATAATCCGAACGGAGCAGGAAAAAGCCTTTAACATGCTAAAGAAGAACTTGGTAGATGCTGGTGGTGTTCTTAG GTGGTATGTACAGTTACCTACGCAGCAAGCTCATCAGTATCATGAATTAGAGACTCCCTGCCTCCCTTTATCGCCTTCCTCTTTTCCTATGTCTTCTCTTGAAGAAGAGGAAACTGCAGTTAGAGATGAGAACTGTACATTACCCTCACGTCTACATCCTCAAGTAGCACATAAAATTCAAGAATTAGTATCACAGGGAATACAACAAGTGTATGCAGTAAGGAAACAGCTAAG AAAATTTGTGGAAAGGGAACTGTTCAAACCTGATGAGGTACCTGAAAGACATAATTTATCCTTTTTTCCAACtgtaaatgatataaaaaatcaCATCCATGAGGTACAGAAATCCTtgagaaatggagataatgtaTATAACTCAGAGATTATTCCAGCAACG CTTCAATGGACTACAGATAGTGGGAATATTCTCAGAGAGACTGTGACAGTTACACTTGCAGAAG gaAATTCACAAGGAGAAGCAATTTCCAGCAAAGTGGAAACAAATCAGACAAGGAGTTCTTTGTCTCCAGAGCCAGCGCACTTGCTgtcctcactttcttcatttcaGCCAAAAATATTCACACAACTACAG GGTTTGCAGTTGCAACCAAGATTCACTTCTTCTGATGGATCACCAGCTCTGATATCAGTAAATAATCACCCCTCCTCCAGTCCTTCAAGACTTCTGGATTCAATAGGAAGTGCTGTAATGAATAATAATTCTCTACTGCTTGGTCAAACTCATTGCCTTCAAACAGATACATGCCTAACCCAAAACAATAGTATTTCCTCTACCATGGGTAACCTTCCAGGACCAGATCAAAATCTGGTTGCAGTTGATCAGCTGGTGGAAGTTGGAGATGTTGAGGATACAGAGAATCTGGAAGGGAATGTTCATCGGATTCTGCTGGGAAATGTGCAGACCATTCCATTACAGATTATAGACAGCCACCCAGCTCTTA
- the CARF gene encoding calcium-responsive transcription factor isoform X3 produces MECQYGPRRKGFQLKKISEQESRSCQLYKATCPARIYIKKVQKFPEYRVPTDPKIDRKIIRTEQEKAFNMLKKNLVDAGGVLRWYVQLPTQQAHQYHELETPCLPLSPSSFPMSSLEEEETAVRDENCTLPSRLHPQVAHKIQELVSQGIQQVYAVRKQLRKFVERELFKPDEVPERHNLSFFPTVNDIKNHIHEVQKSLRNGDNVYNSEIIPATLQWTTDSGNILRETVTVTLAEGNSQGEAISSKVETNQTRSSLSPEPAHLLSSLSSFQPKIFTQLQGLQLQPRFTSSDGSPALISVNNHPSSSPSRLLDSIGSAVMNNNSLLLGQTHCLQTDTCLTQNNSISSTMGNLPGPDQNLVAVDQLVEVGDVEDTENLEGNVHRILLGNVQTIPLQIIDSHPALIEESPEGTISVNQVKQEPKEPALSMEAKKNLDCKKLSAT; encoded by the exons ATGGAGTGTCAGTATGGGCCAAGAAGAAAAGgtttccagttaaaaaaaatcagtgagcaGGAAAGCAGGTCTTGTCAGCTCTACAAAGCTACTTGTCCAGCCCG gaTTTACATTAAAAAGGTACAGAAATTTCCTGAATATAGAGTTCCTACAGACCCCAAAATTGACAGGAAAATAATCCGAACGGAGCAGGAAAAAGCCTTTAACATGCTAAAGAAGAACTTGGTAGATGCTGGTGGTGTTCTTAG GTGGTATGTACAGTTACCTACGCAGCAAGCTCATCAGTATCATGAATTAGAGACTCCCTGCCTCCCTTTATCGCCTTCCTCTTTTCCTATGTCTTCTCTTGAAGAAGAGGAAACTGCAGTTAGAGATGAGAACTGTACATTACCCTCACGTCTACATCCTCAAGTAGCACATAAAATTCAAGAATTAGTATCACAGGGAATACAACAAGTGTATGCAGTAAGGAAACAGCTAAG AAAATTTGTGGAAAGGGAACTGTTCAAACCTGATGAGGTACCTGAAAGACATAATTTATCCTTTTTTCCAACtgtaaatgatataaaaaatcaCATCCATGAGGTACAGAAATCCTtgagaaatggagataatgtaTATAACTCAGAGATTATTCCAGCAACG CTTCAATGGACTACAGATAGTGGGAATATTCTCAGAGAGACTGTGACAGTTACACTTGCAGAAG gaAATTCACAAGGAGAAGCAATTTCCAGCAAAGTGGAAACAAATCAGACAAGGAGTTCTTTGTCTCCAGAGCCAGCGCACTTGCTgtcctcactttcttcatttcaGCCAAAAATATTCACACAACTACAG GGTTTGCAGTTGCAACCAAGATTCACTTCTTCTGATGGATCACCAGCTCTGATATCAGTAAATAATCACCCCTCCTCCAGTCCTTCAAGACTTCTGGATTCAATAGGAAGTGCTGTAATGAATAATAATTCTCTACTGCTTGGTCAAACTCATTGCCTTCAAACAGATACATGCCTAACCCAAAACAATAGTATTTCCTCTACCATGGGTAACCTTCCAGGACCAGATCAAAATCTGGTTGCAGTTGATCAGCTGGTGGAAGTTGGAGATGTTGAGGATACAGAGAATCTGGAAGGGAATGTTCATCGGATTCTGCTGGGAAATGTGCAGACCATTCCATTACAGATTATAGACAGCCACCCAGCTCTTA